AGTGTGTGATCCTGCATATTGTCTTTcttcattcattctctctgctaaacagttatttacatttcagttaTACATTTCTGCCCGCAGCACATATAATTACGTAGCACGTCATGTCAACAAGCTCATTTCAGCATTTGAGAAAGGCGACATTGTCCAAGCCAGGACAATACAGGTACTGTCCATCTCCCCATTTCTAACTTGTCTTTGatattaatgcatcaatatTGGCTTCTGACATCTTTGTCTAATTTCCATGAGCAGTTCAAGATGCAAGAGCTTCTCGGTTATGCCAAGAAAATTGGTGAGTGACGGCTGCGTCATTATGCTTTTTTACCAGATTATATGTAAGATAAATAAATGCTCTTGTACTATGGCAGTCTTGCTCTGCCTCTGAATCTGCTTTGTTGTTATTGACAGGCTTTGATCTGGGAGTGAACAAGCAGCTGATGATTGAGGTGTCAGGCTTGTGTCTGGGGCCCCCTCGGCTCCCCTTGATGCCGTGTCCTCATGCTCACGCTGTGTCCATCGCACAGAAATATCACAGCATTTTTCCTGAACTGAATTGATATGTTCACACTGGGTTGTTGAATCCTGATTATCCCTCAACAGCCCAACATTTAGTGCTCACCtaattacagttactaatgCTTCGGACACATGGGGATTATGATGGATCCAGTTCACTGTGTTTATCATTATAGTACTAAACTagcatttttttaatcagcCGTTTACACTTTGCCTCAAGCCTTACccctaaaaatacatttcaatatcAAACAAAAGGCTTGCTTTGTATTTAAGTGGCCTGGGACCTACCACTACATTAGAGATTAAAAAGCATAAGTTGTCTTTACTCAATAAACTTGAATATTTTTATGGGCATTTTCAGCTGACATATTGTTCG
This genomic window from Micropterus dolomieu isolate WLL.071019.BEF.003 ecotype Adirondacks unplaced genomic scaffold, ASM2129224v1 contig_535, whole genome shotgun sequence contains:
- the LOC123964101 gene encoding N-acetylneuraminate lyase-like; translation: MGAHGAVGSTYNYVARHVNKLISAFEKGDIVQARTIQFKMQELLGYAKKIGFDLGVNKQLMIEVSGLCLGPPRLPLMPCPHAHAVSIAQKYHSIFPELN